The sequence below is a genomic window from Aspergillus nidulans FGSC A4 chromosome V.
GCCAGCCCGAGCCTCATCCTGAGCCctgattctgccgctgctgaccgCCCGGTTAGCTGAGGtttctggagctccgactctgatccaAATCGGAACCTCGAGctacgtcttgtcttgtctatgcACCTGTCTGATAGCCCGACTCCGTAGCCTGCCTGTCGTATCTACTCCGTTATCATGTTctgaatatattcctgagcctgcaccttgacacTACGTAGCTCCCACCCCACGGAGTTGATACGTGTTGTACCATGCCCGCCACTGCGCCCCGACCCCCGTTCCTACCGAAGGACCCCACTGAATTCGTGCAGCATGTAACCAGTCATTCTGCTGAATGGTTCGAATACTGCAGCCAAGCAGATCAATATATCGCCGCGGCCGAGACGACCCTTCTTTCGTGGGAGACGGGCAAGGAAGCCCTCCAGATCCAGGCTCTACAACAAGAGAACGAGCACCTCCATGACAAGTGCGCCCGTCTGCGCGACGTGATATCCCGCCGGGATGCAGTTATACAGTACCAGAAGGAGCAAGCCAAGGAAAAAGACATTGAGTTCTTGAAACTAGCCAAAGAGAAACCCCAGGAACCCCAGCCAGCAATGCCTATAACTGGTATATCAGATGGACAACCCAAACCTGGCTCACCCACACAAACTCAGGTGTTTCACCAGCTCTCCGAGCGCCTGCCTGACCCGGATTGGTTTGAGGGAGACCGGAAGGACCTCCGCCGCTTTATCTCCCAGATCCATGAGAAGATGAATATAAACCGTGACTGTTTCCCGACCCCACAGAGTAGGATGACATATGTCAACAATCGTCTAAAAGGAGCCCCGTATGCCCAAATCTTGCCCTATGTCAAGAAAGGAATCTGCCAGCTGAAGGACTACGAGGACATCCTGGATATACTAGATCGGGCCTTTGGAGACCCAAACCGTGTTAACAATGCCCGCAACGAGCTGTTCCGCTTCCGGCAGAATAATAAAGAGTTTGGCCTGTTCTTCGCCGAATTCCAACGTCTTGCCCTAGAGGGAGAGATGCCTGAGGAGACCCTATCTATACTTCTGGAACAATCAATAAATCGAGAGCTTAAAGGGATGCTTATGCATAATCAACCACCTACCCAAGATTACCATGATGAATTTGATTTGCTAAGTTCTTACAGGAACTTGAGAACCGCCGCCGGCATTATGAAATCAACCTGCAATCAGCCAGCAGAAACTACCCTGCAATTACTAGAACTGCTACTAGTCAGCTGTCAAGAACAAACTACACTACCCTGCCTAGGACTATAGAGAACCCAGCCCCACAACGCACACAGCCTGATGTACATAATGATGCCATGGATCTGTCATCTATCCGCCAACATAACCCTACACGTCGCGAGCAGGGAGAATGCTTCCACTGTGGATCCCCAGAACATATGGTCAGGAACTGCCCACACCCTGATAACCGCCCTCTTAGCAATCCGCTCTGCCTACCCAGCATCCAACATAACCCCATCAATTAAATCTGAGTCTACCGCTGTCTCCGAAGGCTCCCGCTCTCCATCACCTGGATTCTCGGAAAAAGGGGTAAGCCTGGCCTAAGTCGCGACCAGGCGCCACTACCCAAGCGCGTTGTTCACCTCTCTGCAAGTGCTATTAAAGGAATgtctgttgaagaagaaactgCCCGCGCCGACCTGACTGTCCTGCCTGTTATCCTGACccagcaagagaagagcctGTCCAGCTACGCAATGCTAGATACTGGAGCTGACGGGAAGAGGTTTATTGACCAAGAATGGGCAGAAGACAACCACCTTGAGCTGCTGCCCCTGAAAAACCCAATCCACTTGGAAAGCTTTGACGGGAGAGAATCCGAAGGAGGGCCGATAACCCACTATGTTAGAATAAACCTGACAATCCATGACCATCATGAAAAGAAGGCTTGTTTCTTGGCTACACAACTAGCCCATTACCCAATAATCCTTGGAATGCCATGGTTAGAGACTCATGACCCCCGCTGGGGGTTTGCAGAGCACACCTTAATATTTGACAGTGCCTATTGTCGACAGAATTGCAATATACCTGCCCAACCAGCCAAGATCAAGGCCCTGCGTGACGTGCCTGCCCGAAGCTGCCAGAAGAACCTGACTTCCTGTCCCAAAGGATTGGAGAAACAAGATATTGCCCTAGTCTCCCTCCGCGCCTGCTCAGCTTACGCCCGTAGGGGCCATGCCCTGTTTACAGCCACTATTGGGAATATTGACGAGGTATTGGCTAAGAGGTCAGGGGATGGTAACCCTGAAGACCTACTACTACCAGAATACAAAGACTATGCAGATATCTTCTCCCCTAAGGAAGCTGATAAGCTGCCCCCACATCAGCCATATGACTATTTAATAACTCTAATAGATGGAAAGACCCCACCATTTGGCCCATTATATGGAATGTCCCGGGATGAACTAGTTGCACTACAGGAGTGGATTATGGAGAATCTGAGGAAAGGCTTTATTCGCCCAAGCTCGTCGCCAACAGCCTCACCTGTCCTATTTGTTAAAAAACCCGGCGGAGGTCTATGCTTCTGCGTGGACTACCAAGCTCTGAACGTGATTTTGGTTAAGGACCAATACCCTCTGCCACTTGTCAAGGAGACCCTGAATAATCTAAAAGGGATGAGGTACTTTACTAAGATTGACATTATTTCCGCATTTAATAACATACGGATCAAGAAGGGACAGGAATATCTGACCGCGTTCCGCACCTGCCTGGGGCTGTATGAATCCTTAGTTATGCCCTTTGGCCTTACCGGCGCTCCAGCAACATTCCAGCACTATATAAATGACACCCTGCGAGACTATCTGGACATCTTCTGTACTGCTTaccttgacaacatcctGATCTACAGTCAAACCAGGTCTGAACATATTCAGCATGTCCGAAAAGTCCTCCAAAAGCTTAGAGAAGCTGGCTTGTTTGCAAAGCTAGTGAAGTATGAATTTACTGTTCATGAGACCAAGTTCCTGGGCCTGATAGTGGCTAGAGATAGAATCAAGATAGACCCTGAGAAGGTTCAAACCATTGCAGCCTGGGCCACGCCAACCTGCATTACAGATATACAGGCATTTATTAGGTTCGCCAACTTCTACCGGAGATTCATTAAGGATTTCTCAAAGATCATTGCCCCGCTAGTTAACCTGACTAAGAAGGATGTCGAGTTTCAATGGACCCCAACCTGCCAGCTGGCCATGGAcgccctgaagaaggcctttACCAGCGCCCCTGTTTTGAAGCCATTCGACTGGACCCAAGATATCATTCTTGAAACTGATGCTTCTGACTTTGTCTCTGCTGGTGTCCTGTCCCAGTATGATGATAATGGCGTCTTACACCCtgtggccttcttctctaAGAAGCACTCTGCCACAGAATGCAACTATGAAatctatgacaaggaacTTCTAGCAATTATCCGCTGCTTTGAGGAATAGCGCCCCGAGCTAGAAGGGACCCCGAACCCCATTAAAGTCATTACTGACCACCGGAACCTGGAGTATTTCATGTCCACCAAGCTGTTGAACCGTCAACAAGCCCGCTGGTCTGAGTTCTTATCCTGTTTTAATTTCCGGATTGTGTACCGTCCTGGGAAGCAAGGAGCCAAACCTGACACTCTGACCAGGAGGTCAGAGGACCTCCCTAAAGAGGGGGATGAACACCTACTGCACCAAAGCCAAACTGTACTGAAGCATGAAAATGTTGACCCTGCATGCCTacctgaacctgctgaacctgctgaacctgctgaacctgctgaacctgctgaacctgctgaacctgctgaacctgctgaacctgctgaacctgctgaacctgctgagCATGCAGAACCTGCTAAGCATGCAGAACCTATGGGAACAAGACAATCAGTATCCTTTAGAGATGAGGTAGAACTACAGCTGCCACCTGAAATTCAGGACCTAATATGCATAGCATATGAGACTGACCCTGTTGTACGGTCAATCTTAAAAGCACTAGCTACCAGACAGGCTCAACACCCAGATATTACCCTAGCTGACTGCGAGAGAAAAAGGGAGCCTCCTGTTCTACCGGAATCGCCTGTATATCCCAGACAATGATGATTTAAAGGCAAAACTAACCTGCTTAGCCCATGATAAACCAACATCTGGACATCCTGGGAGAGCATGCACATACGAACTCCTAGCCCGAGAATATTATTGGCCGAACATGTATTAATATGTGAGTCAATGGATAAAAAACTGTCATACCTGTCAGAGAATCACACCCTCTTATAAGGCGCGGCAAGGGATATTGCGGCCCCTGCCTGTCCCTGAACATGCCTGGCAAGATATCTCCATGGACTTTATTACCCATCTGCCTACCAGCCAAGGCTTTGATTCCATCCTGGTTGTTGTGGACCGTCTAACCAAAATGAGGCACCTAATTGCCTGTCAAGCCACAATAAATGCTGAAGGAGTTGCTCACCTCTATACACAACATGTGTGGagacttcatggcctcccCCGGACAATCACTTCTGACCGTGGGCCCCAGTTTGTCGCTGAGTTCTGGAAACACCTAAATAAACACCTGGATATCCAGAGCCTATTATCAACCGCCTTTCACCCAGAGACTAATGGTCAAACTGAATGGGTAAATGCAATGCTGGAACAATACCTGCAAGCTTATATTACCTACCTGCAAGATAACTGGTCTACCTGGTTACCACTAGCCGAGTTTGCTCTCAATGCTACCTATTCCGAAGCTATCAGAACATCCCTGTTCTTTGCCAACTACAGGTTTCACCCACGTATGGGCTTCGAACCTgtccctgttcctgactGTCCAGCTAGCCAAGATGCTGAGAACTTCGCCCAGAAGATGCAAGCTATATCTGACTATGTCCGATCCCAGATGACCTCCGCTCAAGCCCGTTATGAAGAACAATCAAACAAGACCCGTCAACCTGCCCGACAATATAAGGCCGGTCAGCGTGTGTGGTTGGATGCCCGCAACATCCGTACGCTCCGCCCaagcaagaagcttgatTGGAAGTTCCTGGGACCGTTTACTATAAAAAGGATGATCAATGCACACGCTTACGAGCTCGACCTACCAGCCAGTATGCGGATACACCCGGTATTCAATGTGAGCCTACTTCGCCCAGCCGCCGACAATCCTGTGCCCCGTCAAAGAGCTGATCCCCCACCACCCATCGAAGTGGAAGGTCTTGAACattgggaggttgagagcATCTTAGATTCGCGCTGGGAGcggcgaggccgaggaggccCTCGTCTGAAGTATACTGTTAAATGGGTTGGATATGACGATCCTACAGAGGAGCCTGCCGAGTACTTGACCCACGCCAAACAGCTCGTACAGAACTTCCACCGCCGATATCCGCATAAGCCCCGGCCAAGCCTCGACGGAGCTCGGCCCTGAAGGAGGGGAGTACTGTCACGGGGCCAGCCCGAGCCTCATCCTGAGCCctgattctgccgctgctgaccgCCCCGGTTAgctgagatttctggagctccgactctgatccaAATCGGAACCTCGAGctacgtcttgtcttgtctatgcACCTGTCTGATAGCCCGACTCCGTAGCCTGCCTGTCGTATCTACTCCGTTATCCTGTTctgaatatattcctgagcctgcaccttgacacccaccccaaaacccgcgtgggcggatcggctaggcctgaaaacccgccccaacccgtggtttaacagGTCtaccatccccagctaggcttgcagccttctctgacagtaagaagaccttgccttgtttAGTTGTAGTGATTACATATCCTGTTAATATTACTTGTACCTATGTGATCCTGTCCAGAACTTTCCCTGCAAAGGTGACctggatgccatgtggtctaATAGCCcagaggctagaggaggccgggaggcggaggaagatgtagtggtcagtcttgtttggctgcttcagtTTTCATTatgctggttgcttggcttgcatacaGTATTCTAGGgtaatagtttgccagttcccctgaccagctcttggggctgtcagggatacccaggttgtaggctgcaaGCTTCCCCTCTTCAGGGGgccttcgcaagcttcaggagtaggaggttggtttggctgttctatctgcctggatggctgtgggggtgcagctgctgtcatcagAGGAATCTGCTAaggggagtcctgttttgctagggaaacaaatctagctgcaagcccccgggccaggtctcttgggcggccctgtagagaggagacagttagatctagagctttagcaagagaggtcattgctagtttccaatcattaagaaggactagctggttgtctgctaccatgctgacctgctcgcagatcaatggggcttgcagcaaatgggatacagggaccggagctgcagtgggagtcttctgtagggagaataaggcccttctcttcagggagttccggggtaggggggtcggggtggtaggtcctgaggggggttcagagttttcacccaggagcggagtccccggacgggctccgcctgggggggagtcatccacctccatggggtggagggaatgatcgatgagcaaagcgtaagagatcagttattagagcagtagggggccctgttctcccctcgtcgtggaCGAGTGTTTGTAAGAAGAGGTCTCCTCTGGTCGATACTTTGTAAAGACAGGTTGTACATCACATGACTGCCAAGGCCATTATATAATCAGGTTTGTCCCGCACGACCAAAATTTTGACCTCAGGTCACCTGCAACCACCGGTGCCGtagggcagtatgccccgacaggGACCGTGCATCAGGTGATCACCGACTGTATTTTAGTCATTGCTTGCTTTCCAATTGTGCCAGGTATAACTTCTAAATGCATGCATAAAGCCGATCATCCCATCCATGTCGAACGGCAGGACCTCCATCCAGGTAGGGCTATTCCCCGGCGAATGGAGGTTCAACTGGCGGCTCTCGGTTTCCAGTTCCGCCCAATCAAACGCTACCGAAATATGTCCCAAAGGCGCATATGACATGTCGAATCCCATCTTCTCCCCCTCTCATTAACACCCCTTAAGGAAAGGCAGCCTTCAATTTTAAAAATGAAGAAAGATTTCTTAAGTGCTTGACTCGCATCCTTTCAACTCAACAGAAATGCGCAATGACTGAAAAGCCCTTATTACGTCCATTGCTTCCCGCAATCCCTTATACTACTGCCGCCCCTCACCTCTCGAATGATTTCAAGCAGAAACGCCAATCTTTAGCCTGTACCTCTTGCCAAACAAGACGCACAAAGGTATCAACACTACTGTATTATTATCTTGCTTGGAACTTGTTAATTATAATAGTGCTCCGGTTCCATCCCATGCGATCGATGTCTAGCCATAAACGCCAATTGCATATTCGACGCAAGGCGAGACAGGCGCCGAAAATTCGCGTTAAAGAAGGCAGAACAAACCCAAAATACACTTAAGGAACTTATTGATTTCCTGCGTCAACGAAATCCTGATGATATTCTCAGGCTACAAGCAGATATTAAATCCTGTGCCTCAGACCAAGAGACTATGGAACAGTTACCGTTTTTTCTAAAAAATCCAACAGACTTGTTTGTAGATCATAAACTATGATCTCTGAGCAAGTAAGAACACTAAAGGCATGTTGTGGCTGTTTTGGCAATGTCGTGTGAAAATTATGTGTTGTTTCGCGGGCAGCGAGCCATCATAGCTGGGATCCTGCTGGTAGTTTGTATCAAGCTAGTAGCTTAGCTATTGCTTTCTTGAGTCATAGTTGTCAATAAGACCATTGATTCCTCCAGGTTGACTTCAATCACTGCTTGTATTCTATTAGGAGCTAGGAGAAGTTTTCGGTGATATACCAGCCATGTTAGTGTTAGACCTTGAATGTAGCGTGTAGACTGCGGCACTAACCGCAAAGACCATGGTTAACCGCAACCATATCCAAAACCAAATGGTTTTGGTCTTTAGATTAAGACCGCAAATTTTTGCGGTGCGGGTTTGGTCTTTAATCCAAGACCGCAAAATTTTGCGGTTTGGTTGCGGTCTTCTGCTTAAGACCGCAATGCGGTTTCGGTTAACCAATAGTTAGGTAAACATAGCAAACAGGCTAAGCCTCGTGACCTTCTGGTCAGATGATTTTTTATGCAGTCTTTTTGGTATTTTTCTAGTATCTCGCCTGTATAGAGTATCATACTAAAATCCTTTTTTTTGGAAATAGTATTGTGCTTCTTTGATCTATTATACACTCATGGGGTTCCAATTTCAAATCCTTCTGGcatcctggtcttcttctgtaCTCGACAAGGTCGTTGTATATTCTCTAGATCAGCTGGTTCAGACatatcttcattctcctGGGACTGGGTGCTTCTGCTCCGAGatctagacttgttaaaccacgggttggggcgggttttcaggcctagccgatccgcccacgcgggttttggggtgggttaccttcacagtaaaccgcccatgggtttagcaaataattctaacccaacctaaataacccaaaataacccagttatgcatatcattactttaataagcagtgatctacatagttaataaaatactgtatttaaatactgtattataactatctaagtaagaaaatataatctaaatacagtaatatactatcggtaaaatataccgctaagccaaaaaggcgtcatgacttccaaattagtcttagacagtcatattttctagtcgacatatacctattcagatatcttggcaacccagcaggttgctccgccgggctttggggcagccaaaaatatccaaaacccaatggataattagaacgtcgaacccaacccaagtcttggcgggtcgggaCGGGTTGCGGCGGGTTtcgcgggttgggtttaacaagtctagacCGGTGTGGATCGGCATGGCTGTATTCCCAGCCTCAGCTGACTCCTGCTATTTCCGCGATAACGAGGTGTCTACAGGGGAATGGTCTAATTTCATTGTGTCGGCTAGAAGTTGCAAaagaaggtcaaagaaaGGTTGAGTCCAGACCCTGAGTACTGACCGTAATGACCATCTCCCATATCGCTCCACAGAGTTTGGCACAACCATTGACTCACATGA
It includes:
- a CDS encoding uncharacterized protein (transcript_id=CADANIAT00003854), producing the protein MPATAPRPPFLPKDPTEFVQHVTSHSAEWFEYCSQADQYIAAAETTLLSWETGKEALQIQALQQENEHLHDKCARLRDVISRRDAVIQYQKEQAKEKDIEFLKLAKEKPQEPQPAMPITGISDGQPKPGSPTQTQVFHQLSERLPDPDWFEGDRKDLRRFISQIHEKMNINRDCFPTPQSRMTYVNNRLKGAPYAQILPYVKKGICQLKDYEDILDILDRAFGDPNRVNNARNELFRFRQNNKEFGLFFAEFQRLALEGEMPEETLSILLEQSINRELKGMLMHNQPPTQDYHDEFDLLSSYRNLRTAAGIMKSTCNQPAETTLQLLELLLRTQPHNAHSLMYIMMPWICHLSANITLHVASRENASTVDPQNIWSGTAHTLITALLAIRSAYPASNITPSIKSESTAVSEGSRSPSPGFSEKGQEKSLSSYAMLDTGADGKRFIDQEWAEDNHLELLPLKNPIHLESFDGRESEGGPITHYVRINLTIHDHHEKKACFLATQLAHYPIILGMPWLETHDPRWGFAEHTLIFDSAYCRQNCNIPAQPAKIKALRDVPARSCQKNLTSCPKGLEKQDIALVSLRACSAYARRGHALFTATIGNIDEVLAKRSGDGNPEDLLLPEYKDYADIFSPKEADKLPPHQPYDYLITLIDGKTPPFGPLYGMSRDELVALQEWIMENLRKGFIRPSSSPTASPVLFVKKPGGGLCFCVDYQALNVILVKDQYPLPLVKETLNNLKGMRYFTKIDIISAFNNIRIKKGQEYLTAFRTCLGLYESLVMPFGLTGAPATFQHYINDTLRDYLDIFCTAYLDNILIYSQTRSEHIQHVRKVLQKLREAGLFAKLVKYEFTVHETKFLGLIVARDRIKIDPEKVQTIAAWATPTCITDIQAFIRFANFYRRFIKDFSKIIAPLVNLTKKDVEFQWTPTCQLAMDALKKAFTSAPVLKPFDWTQDIILETDASDFVSAGVLSQYDDNGVLHPVAFFSKKHSATECNYEIYDKELLAIIRCFEE
- a CDS encoding uncharacterized protein (transcript_id=CADANIAT00003855); the encoded protein is MSTKLLNRQQARWSEFLSCFNFRIVYRPGKQGAKPDTLTRRSEDLPKEGDEHLLHQSQTVLKHENVDPACLPEPAEPAEPAEPAEPAEPAEPAEPAEPAEPAEPAEHAEPAKHAEPMGTRQSVSFRDEVELQLPPEIQDLICIAYETDPVVRSILKALATRQAQHPDITLADCERKREPPVLPESPARQGILRPLPVPEHAWQDISMDFITHLPTSQGFDSILVVVDRLTKMRHLIACQATINAEGVAHLYTQHVWRLHGLPRTITSDRGPQFVAEFWKHLNKHLDIQSLLSTAFHPETNGQTEWVNAMLEQYLQAYITYLQDNWSTWLPLAEFALNATYSEAIRTSLFFANYRFHPRMGFEPVPVPDCPASQDAENFAQKMQAISDYVRSQMTSAQARYEEQSNKTRQPARQYKAGQRVWLDARNIRTLRPSKKLDWKFLGPFTIKRMINAHAYELDLPASMRIHPVFNVSLLRPAADNPVPRQRADPPPPIEVEGLEHWEVESILDSRWERRGRGGPRLKYTVKWVGYDDPTEEPAEYLTHAKQLVQNFHRRYPHKPRPSLDGARP